CTTCTTCAGACTTTGTTTCTTCTTTTTTAGCAGATACATCAGGAAATTTTGATTTATTTACTAAATAAATAATCAAAGATACACCCATCATAATAATTGCTGTCATAAAAGCATATTGGAAACCTTCACTAAATACATCAAGATAATTGTTTACAAAAGTATCAAGGTTAGTTATTGCACTTCCGTCAGCAACAGACGCATTCGCATAAGTTGTTAATTGTTCTAATCTTTCGGCTTTTATTGTACTGCCTTGCGCTAAGTATTCATGGCACAATTCTGGTAAAGATGAATTATATAAGAACCCATTTGTTTTTAACCACCAGTTTCTAACACCTACAGCGATAAATGGAGCGAAAAGTGCACCAATATTAATAAACATATAGAACAATTGGAAACCTGTTTCTCTTTTGTTTTTGTATTCTTCATTGTCGTACATTTGGCCAACAAGAGCTTGTAGATTACCTTTAAAAAGTCCGTTTCCAAATGCAATGACAAATAAACCGAAACAAGTTATACTTAAATATAAAGTATAATTGGGAACAGGAGTTGGTGTTGGGATAGCAATCATTACATAACCCAAAGCCATTACAATGATACCAGTTAAAATTGTACTCTTGTAATTCTGAGTTTTGTCGGCAATTATACCTCCGACTAATGCTAATAAATAAATAGAAGCATAAAAAATAGAATAAATAATTCCTGTTGTAACTTCCGATAAACCGAATTTAGCAGAAATAAATAGTGTTAAGATTGCCATCATGATATAGAAACCAAAACGTTCCCCCATGTTTGCCAATGCTGCCGGAATGAGTCCCTTAGGATGTCCTTTAAACATAAATGTTAGTTTTAAATTATAATAGTTAAGTTTTAGTTATAAGATTGACAAATATATAGAAAAAATCAGAAGTCTATAATGATTTGTAAGCAGATTATAGGAATTTAAATCGTTTTCGTAAGCAGAACTAAATTTCAAAAGTTTAGTATCTTTGATATGAAAGCCTGAAATAATTAATGTTTCGTGAAAAAATAAGTTTAAAAATAGGATAACGAAATGCTAAGTCTCTGATTATTCCTGTTTATCGTAAATTGTGAGAAGAGGATTAATCGAAATATTTATGCTTGCTTTTTTATGTCTAAAATCTAAAATAATAAATAGATGAAAATCTTTCCATCAGCACGGGTTGCCAAAATAGATGCTTATACTATCGAAAATGAACCCATTTTATCGATTGATTTAATGGAGAGAGCAGCGGGTAAACTTCTTGATAAAGTAATTAAAGAGTTCCCTGCTCCTCGTAACTGTAAAATATTTGTGGGGCCAGGAAATAATGGTGGCGATGGTTTGGCTTTGGCAAGACTACTGAATCAGAGTAATTACTCAGTTGAGGTTTATATGCTAAATATAACTAAAAAACTATCAACTGATGCAGAGATAAATCTGCAAAGGTTAAAATTGATAAAAACGATTGATATTTATGAATTGGCTTCAGCAGAAGCCATGCCATGGGTTTTTCCAGATGATATTGTAATTGATGCAATATTTGGTTCTGGCTTATCGCGACCACTTAATGGAATTGCTTTAGAAGTAGTGAAAGCGATAAATGCCTGCGATGCAAAAGTAATAGCAATTGATATACCATCAGGATTAATGGGAGAGGATAATTCGAATAATAATAGTTATGGTATTGTTAAGGCTGACTTAACTTTAAGTTTTCAATTTCCGAAATTAGCTTTTCTTTTTCCTGAGAATGCAAAATATGTTGGAGAATGGAGCGTTTTACCTATTGGTTTGCATCCTGAGATTATTAGAACAGAACCGACCTATTTTAAAATGTTGACACGCGAGTTTGTAAAATCTTTGCTGATTCCACGAAAAAAGTTCGACCATAAAGGTAGTTATGGACATGGATTATTAATTAGCGGAAGCTATGGGAAAATGGGTGCTGCAGTCTTGGCTTCCAGGGCAGCTTTGCGATCTGGAATTGGTTTGTTAACATCGCACATTCCGCGTTTAGGATATGAAATTATGCAAACAAGCGTTCCCGAAACAATGGTAAGTATCGATCGGTCGGATCTTATCTTTACAGAATTTCCTAAGCTCGATCAGTTTAAAGCTATTGCAATTGGGCCGGGAATTGATAAGAAACAGAATTCATATCGCGCCATGATTGATTTACTGGAAGAGGTAAAAGTACCAGTGGTTGTTGATGCCGATGCAATAAATATTATTGGTGAGCATGCCGAATTAAAAAATAATTTACCAATGGGTTGTGTGTTTACGCCGCACATGAAAGAATTTGAACGATTGGTAGGAAAATCAAAGGATAGTTATACGAGAAATCGTATGCAACGTGAATTTGCCAAAACGCATGGAATTACAATGGTTTTAAAAGGAGCGTATACTGCCATTGCATGTCCCGAAGGAAGCTGTTATTTTAATCCAACAGGAAATCCAGGAATGGCAACAGCAGGAAGTGGCGATGTGCTAACAGGAATAATATTATCTTTGCTTTCGCAAGGATATCCATCGAAAGTGGCTGCCATTATTGGTGTATATTTGCATGGATTAGCTGGTGATTTGGCTGCTGAAAAAATTGGATTAGAGGCTCTTACTGCGAGCGATATTGTTAATTTTTTGCCAAATGCCTGGTTGGCGCTAAAAAAATAATAAAATTACTTTAGTGATATTGATATAGAAGTGTAATACTATTTCGCAAAAAAATATAAAAAATGAATAAAAACATCTTTAAATTATTAATTGCATTTTTAATTGTTGCAGGAACAATTGAAAATGCAGAGGCTCAGAAAAGAAAAACTTTAGACACTCCCAGTACTGTAATTTATGCCTTACCACAAACAGTATTAAAGGTGGATGTAATTGCAAAGAAAACAATTTTAAAGGAAGGTCCTTTTGCCGATTATGCTCAAAAATATTTAGGTATTTCTGATATTGTAAAAGCTAACGGAACCAGTTGGCAGCTTATTTCTGCCGAATTAACAGGAAAAGGAGAGGTAGATCCGCAGCAGTTTCATAAAATAGTTACTTCGGTAGATTATGAGCCATCTTTAGTGTCTTTAACACCCGAAGGCTTAATCAGAGGTTTTAACTTAAAAAATAATCGCTCAGAAGATATAGAGCGTGAGGGGATTGTTTTATCTAAGGATGTTGTGAATATAGAATATGGTAAGTTTTCTATAGATCCAATCATTAAATACAAAGAGGATACCATTTATAAAGTTGTTGAAACAGATACTGCTTTTGTAAAAGTTCCGGTATTGGAAAAACAGGCCTTAACAAAGTCGCTGGAAGAAAAAGCCGAAGAAGCAGCTCATGAAATTTTTAAATTAAGAAAAAGAAGATTTAAGATCTTAACAGCTAATTATGAGGTTCTTCCTCCCGATGGAAAAGCATATCAAATTATAGTCGATGAATTGGCTAAGCTTGAGAATGAGTATCTATCTCTGTTTATAGGTAAAAAAGTTAGTGTTCAGAAATCTTTTCAATTTTCCTATGTACCTAAAAAAGGTGAAAATGGAGGTGTTATTTTTCGCATGTCGCCACAAAATGGTCCTGTTGATGTAAGCGATTTAGGCGGAAGACCTATTCGTGTTGATTTTAAAAATTTGAATACAACTGAGGAATTAACAATTTTGCCGACAGCAGGTACCGATCCTCAAAAACAAATTAAGTATCGAATTCCTGGCATGGCCGATGTTACCATTTCAAATGGTAAAAGTACTCTGCTAAAAAAGCGTATGCCAATTGCTCAGTTTGGAAAAATTGTGAGTATGCCTGCGGAGGTGTTGTTAAACGAAAATTATGCTGTTGAGTTTTATCCTGATCTAGGATCCATAAAGAATGTAAGTAAATAAAAACTTGAAAGAATAGTATTCAGGCTGAAGCTTGAATGCTTAGTATTAAATTATAGAAAACCCAAATTTCGAATTCCATGTCTGGATTTTAGAATTTGGGTTTTTAAGTTTATAGCTATTTCTTAAAAATACTTAATTCAGATTCTCTTTTTGGGATTCTCTTTCTGCCTTTCCTAAAAAATATTACCTTTAGTCCTCTTAAATAATAAACATTAAAATTTAACGGAGGAAAAATATAATGAGCAAAGAAATTTTAAGCCTCGAGCCTAAGGCAATTTGGGAAAATTTTTATTCACTAACTCAGATTCCACGTCCATCGAAGCACGAAGATGCAATTCAGGATTTCATGATGAAATTCGGTAAGGATTTGGGTTTAGAAACCATCAAGGATGAAATTGGAAATATCATAATTAAAAAGCCAGCTACACTAGGTTTCGAAAATCGTAAAGGTGTGGTAATGCAGGGGCATCTGGATATGGTTCCTCAAAAAAATGCAGATACAGATCACGATTTTGAAAAAGATCCGATTACTGCTGTTATCGATGGTGACTGGGTAACTGCTAATGGTACTACTTTAGGTGCAGATAATGGAATGGGTGTGGCTGCAGCAATGGCTGTTTTGCAGTCTAGCGATATTGAGCACGGACCAGTTGAGGCTTTGTTTACCGCTGATGAAGAAACAGGAATGACTGGCGCTTTTGGTCTTAAAAATGATGTTCTTGATGGTGATATTCTTTTGAACATGGATTCGGAAGATGAGGGTGAACTATATGTAGGTTGTGCAGGTGGTATTGATGCCAATGTAACAATGAAATACAAAGAGGAGAAACTAGAGAAAGGTCATGTAGCATATAAGCTATACATGAAAGGTTTGAAAGGTGGACACTCGGGAATGGAAATTATTTTGGGGCGTGGAAACTCAAACAAATTATTGTTCCGTTTCATAAAATTTGCAACTAAAAACTTTAAGTTAAAACTGGCTTCGGTTGATGGAGGATCTCTTCGTAATGCAATTCCTCGTGAGTCGTTTGCTGTTGTTGCTGTACCAAAAAAATACAATGAGAAATTCTTAGCTGCAGTGGCTGAGTTTGAATCTACTTATAAAGCCGAACTTTCTGCTGTTGAACCAGATTTAGTATTCTTTGCAGAAGCTACTGATACTCCTAAAAAAGTATTCAAAAAGAAATCTCAAAAGAATCTTACCAATGCTATTTATGCTTGTCCTAATGGTATTATTCGCATGAGCGATGATATGCCAGGATTAGTAGAAACTTCATTAAACTTGGCTCGTGTATATAGTAATGATGGAAAAATTATTGTTCAGGCATTAATTCGATCATCAGTAAATTCGGCTAAAGATGATTTGGCACAAATGGTTGCTTCTACTTTCGAAATGGTAGGTGGAAAAGTAAAATTAGAAGGTGAATATCCAGGATGGAAACCAAATATGGAATCTCCAATTTTGAAAACAATGCAGGATGTTTACAATAACAAATTTGGTAAAGTTCCTGAAATTAAAGCAATTCATGCAGGTTTAGAGTGTGGTTTATTAGGAGCTGTTTATCCAAATTGGGATATGATTTCATTCGGACCAACCATTCGTTTTCCTCACTCACCAGATGAGAAAGTGAAAATTGATACAGTTGCTAAATTTTGGGATTTTGTAGTGGAAACATTAAAGCATATACCAGTAAAAGAATAAATAAATCTAAATGGATTTATAAGGGGGACGTACAAATGTGCGTCCCTTTTTTTGTGTATTTTTTGTATAGACTTAAATTGATGTTTTTACCTGAATTTTTTTAAGAGAAAATAAATAACAAGAAAAAAAACAGCACCAATTGCTGTACTCATAATAATAGAACCTAATGCAAACTGTAAATAATTTTCTCCTAGAGTTTTTAAATTGGTAAGATCTGGAACTTCGCTCTGAAATTTACCATATAAAGCAAAAGAACCAGCTTGATATCCTGCTAACAAAATTAGAGGGATGAGAGGAGGAATGCTGCTTAAATTAACGCTTAGCAGTACTAAAACCTTATTTAAACGAAAGGCAAGAGCTAATGATATTGCCAAAGCTGTCTGAAAACCCCAGGTTGGTGAGAATGCTAAAAAAGCACCTAAGGCCAAAGAAAGAGCAATTACAGAGTTGGAATTGTTTTCAGCAGTAATCTCCGCAGCAACAGTTTTTTTAATATTGGAAAATTTAAATTTCTCGATATACGATTGATAATTCATTTGTTTCAGCTTTGTTTATCAGGAAACAATTTAGATCGCAAAATGTTCGCTTTAAGGCTTCCTTGCTTAGTGTGTTTTATACCGTATATCTTCCAGATTATTTACAGCTGTTTATCGTTCTAATCCAATTTCCATCTGTAGAAAGATATTCCTTCATTAAATTAGCAGTCATACACGAATGAATAGGTAATATTCCAATTAAATCGCCAATGGTAAATTCATCGAATAGTATATCGCTACAGCGGATAATTCCATGTTCCTGTGAAAGATTTGCTAAAAATCCACCACCTAAAATTTCGCCCCAGCCATTTTCTGTAAGGCGAACAATGCTCCCAAATAATTTAGTGCCTTCGTCGTCGGCTTCGATAAATTCTTTAGAAAAATGTACGCCACCTCCATAAATAACCAATTCGTTACGGTCTATGTTTTTAGCTATTACTGGGCAAGCCATGGCAACTGCAATTCGATTTTCTTCACACGATCCCAAAACATATTGCATGATATCATAAAAGACAAAGTTACCAGGGCGAATTTCATCTATCCCATAAAATTCTTCGCTAATACTGCAAGCGGGCGTATCTCCCAAAGAGATTTCCAGATGTGGAATATCCTTACGAAATATATCTTTAAGTTCATTTAAATCGAGTAGAGTTTTGCTATGATTTTTATGAATCTGATTTTGGTCGCTTGCATTGTAATTGTGCCCGGTATGAGCAAGAAAGCCTTTGCAATTTAAATTTTTAGATTCCTTAATTAAATCCAATAAAATTTGAATGGAACCAATAGCTTCACTCGGAAGTCCACAACGGTTATAACCAGTATCGACCTTAATAAAAATATTTATCTTATTAGTTAATTCTGAATCTAAAAACAAGATACTTTCTCTTGATTCTATCAGCAAATTTAACTGTATTTTAGCGGATAAATCATTTATAAGATCAATTTCACGCACATTTACCGGAATGGCAACAGTAATATCTTTCCAGCCATTGTCAGCAAAATATTTTGCCATGCTAAGCGACGATACTGCTATAGACTGCACACCTCTTTCCATAAACCACCCACCAATTTCGGCCGACTGATGAGTCTTAAAATGAGGTCGTAACCTTGTGTTAGACCGTTTAGCTCGGGCAATCATATTATCGATATTAGCAATACACTTTGCCTTATCTATTAATAAAGTAGGACGAATTATTTTGGTGTGCAGTGGGTTCATAGTTTTGTGGAATGTAAATCTTTTAAAGCTATAACTTGCTGTTTAGTTTAAATTTTACTTCTTATTTCTTTTAGCATGTTATCTCTTAAACTCATTAAATTATTCGATATACCAACTTTATAAATATGGGGGCTAATAAATCTTTTGTGTCCATCAGGAAGTTGTGCAAATCGCTTTTTAAGGTATGAATTAATTTCTCCCGGAGTTTGTTCTTTAATAAGGATTTTTCCATTTTCCATTACAAGTTTACTAAGTTCTTCTGATGTGTAATTGGAAACATCGGTATTTTTATCTTTATGAAAGGGATGATAAAGTTTATCAATATTAGTTTCATCGTTCAAGATAATTCCATCTCTAAAAAACAGACCATCTGAATCAAGATATCTAATTAATTTCTTTTTCCCGGGCATGGTAATTTTCTCAATATTTTCTGAGATTTTTAGCCTTGGAATTTCATTGTTCTCCACAAGTTTATAAACACCATCTAAAGCACCAGTATCTTTTCCAGTTACCAATTCGGTACCAATGCCATAACCATCTATTTGTGCTCCTTGTTCGTTCAAACTTTTAATTACATATTCGTTTAGTTGGTTCGAGGCAAATATTTCAACGTAATTAAGATTGGCATCATCGAGCATTTTTCTAGCTTTTTGGCTTAGATATGCCAAATCGCCACTATCCAGTCTAATGCCAATTAAACGATAACCTTTTGTTTCTAATTCTTTGGCAATAATAATTGCATTGGGAACACCCGATTTTAAAGTGTTATAGGTATCAACCAAAAGAACAGTATTTTCAGGGTTTATTTCAGCATATTTTCTAAAGGCATCTATTTCTTCTTCGAAACTTTGCACCCAGGCATGAGCTTGAGTTCCACTAACCGGAATACCATAATTAAAGCCACTATAAACATTCGAAGTAGAATCGGCGCCGCCTATTATTGCAGCTCGGCTAGCATGTACTCCTCCTAATCCCTGAGCTCTTCGCAGGCCAAAGTCGGAAAATGTTTTATCCCCAATAACATTTCTAATTCTGCATGCTTTAGTTGCAATTAAAGACTGAAAATTAAGATAGTTTAATAGAAGTGTTTCTATTAGCTGAGCTTCAATTATATTTCCTTCAACTCTTACAATTGGTTCGTTTGGGAATACAATTTCTCCTTCTCGAACGCTGTATACCTTAGCTTTAAACTGAAAAGTTTCTAAATATTGCAGAAACTCATCGCGTAATCCTGCATTTCGCAAAAATTCGATGTTTTCTTTATTGTATGTAAAGTTCTGCAGAATCTTTAATAAATCATAAAGACCAGCAAAAACCAGATAGCCACCTTTGTAAGGATTTGTTCGGTAATAGTAATCGAATACTGTATTTTCATTCCCTTTGCCGCTTAGGTAATATCCCTGAGCCATAGTTAGTTCGTAAAAATCAGTATATAAACCAGAGTTTTCCGTTAGTGTATTCATCGGATAATATTAAAATTAAATCATCCCAAATATAAGGATTATCTGCATTGAAACTCTGAAATGTGGAATCAATATGAATAAGTTACAGCTGATAAATGCTTTTTGTTCCTAACTGGATTAATCTTACTTTAGCGTCGCTTAAACAAATATAAAATACTAACATATAAATAATATGACTGAAAAAATAAAACAGAGTCTGCGAGACTCTAAAGCCGCAAGATGGTCTGCATTGGGAATAATTTCTATCACAATGTTTGCCGGATATTTCTTAACCGACGTTATGTCTCCATTAAAACCAATGCTCGAGTCTGAGTTTGGTTGGTCGAGTACTAATTATGGGATTTTTACAAGTGCTTATGGTTGGTTAAATGTATTCCTGTTTATGCTTATTTTTGGTGGAATTATCCTCGATAGAATGGGTGTACGTTTTACTGGCTTAATGTCATCGGGTATTATGGTTTTGGGTGCTGCAATTAAGTTTTGGGCAGTTACAAATCCTACTCTCGAAAGCAGTACTATGTTTGGAATTCATACTCAGGTATTTTTAGCTTCGGTTGGATTTGCAATTTTTGGTGTTGGCGTTGAAATTGCCGGTATAACCGTATCAAAAATCATTGTTAAATGGTTTAAAGGATACGAAATGGCATTCGCAATGGGTATGCAAATGGCTGTAGCCAGAATTGGAACCATGCTCGCAATGGTTGCCCCAGTGCCTTTGGCAATGTATTTTTCAAATGTTCATACACAAGTTGAAAATGGACAATTGGTTGAAAAAATGGGACCAAGTATTTCGGCACCTATTGCCTTTGCCTTAATTTTATTAATAATTGGTTTTATAGCATTTTTTATATATGTATCTATGGATAAAAAACTAGATGCATCGGAAGCTGTAGAAAGTAATGAAGAAAAGCAAGCTACCACATTTAGTAACTTAATGTCGGGTATTTTTTCAGATTTATTATTAATAATCCGAAACAAAGGATTTTGGTTAATTGCCATTTTGTGTGTCTTGTTTTATTCATCGGTTTTTCCTTTCATAAAATATGCTGCCGATTTAATGGTTAATAAATATGGTTTAGATCAAGAAGTAGCAGGTAGTATACCAGGTTTATTACCATTGGGAACATTATTTTTAACACCTATTTTCGGTGGTATTTACGATAAGCTTGGAAAAGGTGCAACGATAATGATTATTGGGGCAGTTCTTATTTTATTTGTTCATTCAATTTTCTCTTTACCTATATTAAACTATTGGTATGTAGCTGTAGCATTAACTATTATCTTGGGTATTGCATTATCGCTTGTGCCTTCAGCAATGTGGCCATCAGTACCAAAAATTATTCCAGAGGAACAGTTAGGAACAGCTTTCTCTCTAATTTTTTGGATACAAAATTGGGGATTAATGGGAATTCCACTGTTAATTGGTTATGTGTTAGATCAATCTAATCCGCAAGTAGCATTAGCCAAGGCAAATGGAACAGAAATACCTCTATACGATTATACCAATCCAATGTTGATTTTTACGGGACTTGGATTTTTAGCCATTGTAGTAGGATTTTTATTAAAACGTGAAGATAGAATTAAAGGCTATGGTTTGCAGTTGCCAAATATTCAAAAATAAAATTTATTAAATATTATTAAAAGCCACTTTCGAGTGGCTTTTTGTTTTGAGGCTATAAAAACCCAATGATTTGATTTTTTCTTCATTTATCCTAATTTAGTAGCCGCTAAAACCTATTTTAACTTTAAAACATAACAAAAATGACAGAGACTTTAAGAAGAACTTTGCGCGATTCTTCAGCAATGAGATGGGCAATGTTAATTCTCCTTTCGGGATTAACTTTCAGTACTTATTGGTTCCAGGATTTCTTTTCTGGTTTGAAAGGTTTAATGGAAACCGAAATGGGATTTTCTAGTGAGGAATTTGGTCGAATATTAGGCTTAACTACTATTGCTAATATGTGTGGTATGATTATCATTGGTGGTATCATGCTCGACAAGTGGGGCATTAGAGTTGCAGGTATAGTATTCGGAGGTATTGCAGTTCTTGGTGGTGCAATTTCCGCAATGGGTGCTGCCGGTGTATTTGGTGCAGATAAAAGCACCATGTTAAACGCAATTATAGTAGGCCGTGTTTTATTCGGATCGGGTCTTGAAGTTGTTTGTGTGGTTGCAACCAGAACTATTGTAAAATGGTTTAAAGGATACGACCTTGCTTTGGCAATGGCCATTAATATGGGATTTGGTCGTTTAGGTAGTGCTATGGGTACTGCTTTGTCGCTTGATATTGCTGGTGGTCATGTTTCTCCTGCTGTTACTTTTGCTGCAGGTTTAATTGGTTTGGCTCTTATCATGTTTTTAGTTTACACAGTGTTCGATGTTAAATTAGATAAGCAGGAAAAAGCCATTAGCTCAGAAAAAAGTGGTGAAGTTTGCGATACAGATGAGGATTTTAAATTCTCAGATTTAATTACTTTGCTTCAGAATAAATCATTTTTATATATTGCTCTACTTTGCGTAACATTTTATGCAGCTATTTTTCCATTTATGCAGTATGCACCCGATTTGTTGATTAATAAATTTGGGTTTACTCAGGATTTACCTCAGGCTGGTGAGGTTTTATTAATGGGAAGTAAAGCATTTGGTGCTGCAAGTGTTTATATTGTATTCTTCTTGTTTGCAATATTGTTTGCCGTTGTGCCAAATAATTTTGAGAATAAGCAAACTAAGGCCATGTTTAAAATTGGTGCTTTAATGGCATTTATGGCCTATTTATTTGTAATGAAAGATATTCTGGCTATTTGGTTGAATAATGGTGCTAAAACTGCAAGTTTAATTCCTTTAGGAACAATTATATTTACTCCAATTTTCGGTAATATTGTTGATAAAAAAGGTAAAGCGGCATCCTTAATGATACTTGGATCATTATTATTGATTTTTGCTCACGTATCTCTTTCGGTTCTGCATAATGTAATAATTGCATATTTCGGACTATTAAGTTTGGGAGTTGCTTTCTCGCTAGTGCCAGCAGCTATGTGGCCATCGGTTGCAAAAATTGTAGCTGAAAATAGATTAGGAACTGCTTATGCTACCATGTTTACACTACAAAACTGGGGTTTAGGTTTATTCTTTTGGGGTATTGGAGCTCTTCTTGATTTTGTAAATAAAGGTGTGGCAGAAGGAGAACCTAAAGATTATACCATTCCAATTCTTGTATTGGTAGGTTGTGGTGTAATATCTATTTTCTTGTCGTTTTTATTGAAAAAAGCGGATAGAAAACAAAATTATGGTTTAGAATTACCAAGTTAATGTTTAACTAAAATTAATAATGAATTTAACCGTCTTAAACCTATGTTTAAGGCGGTTTTCTTATAGGTAGGCTTAAGTTTTAAGAAGCGTGTAAGTATCTTCTTAAAAAGGTCTACACCATTAGTTTGTTACTTTATCTTAGGTTAATTTATTATTATGCCATATTAAAAAGCTTTCGTATTTTCGAAGCTTAAACAACTAAGATTATTCTAAATGACTAAAGAAGCTTTAAAAACCTCATTGCGCGATTCCGCCATTACCCGATGGGCAATGTTACTTACTGTAGGATTCGTACTTGCAGCAAATTATTATTTCTACGATGCTTTATCACCATTAAAATCAACTTTAACCAGAGAGCTTGGATTCGACAGTACCGATTTTGGCTTGTTTGTTTCTGTTTATTCAGTACCCAATGTTTTTTTACTAATGGCAGTTTTAGGA
This genomic interval from uncultured Marinifilum sp. contains the following:
- a CDS encoding MFS transporter, whose amino-acid sequence is MTETLRRTLRDSSAMRWAMLILLSGLTFSTYWFQDFFSGLKGLMETEMGFSSEEFGRILGLTTIANMCGMIIIGGIMLDKWGIRVAGIVFGGIAVLGGAISAMGAAGVFGADKSTMLNAIIVGRVLFGSGLEVVCVVATRTIVKWFKGYDLALAMAINMGFGRLGSAMGTALSLDIAGGHVSPAVTFAAGLIGLALIMFLVYTVFDVKLDKQEKAISSEKSGEVCDTDEDFKFSDLITLLQNKSFLYIALLCVTFYAAIFPFMQYAPDLLINKFGFTQDLPQAGEVLLMGSKAFGAASVYIVFFLFAILFAVVPNNFENKQTKAMFKIGALMAFMAYLFVMKDILAIWLNNGAKTASLIPLGTIIFTPIFGNIVDKKGKAASLMILGSLLLIFAHVSLSVLHNVIIAYFGLLSLGVAFSLVPAAMWPSVAKIVAENRLGTAYATMFTLQNWGLGLFFWGIGALLDFVNKGVAEGEPKDYTIPILVLVGCGVISIFLSFLLKKADRKQNYGLELPS
- a CDS encoding MFS transporter: MTEKIKQSLRDSKAARWSALGIISITMFAGYFLTDVMSPLKPMLESEFGWSSTNYGIFTSAYGWLNVFLFMLIFGGIILDRMGVRFTGLMSSGIMVLGAAIKFWAVTNPTLESSTMFGIHTQVFLASVGFAIFGVGVEIAGITVSKIIVKWFKGYEMAFAMGMQMAVARIGTMLAMVAPVPLAMYFSNVHTQVENGQLVEKMGPSISAPIAFALILLIIGFIAFFIYVSMDKKLDASEAVESNEEKQATTFSNLMSGIFSDLLLIIRNKGFWLIAILCVLFYSSVFPFIKYAADLMVNKYGLDQEVAGSIPGLLPLGTLFLTPIFGGIYDKLGKGATIMIIGAVLILFVHSIFSLPILNYWYVAVALTIILGIALSLVPSAMWPSVPKIIPEEQLGTAFSLIFWIQNWGLMGIPLLIGYVLDQSNPQVALAKANGTEIPLYDYTNPMLIFTGLGFLAIVVGFLLKREDRIKGYGLQLPNIQK